In one window of Halomarina pelagica DNA:
- a CDS encoding site-2 protease family protein produces MGIPIEIHVSLLVILPFLAWQLASPQYIATWTGIINAISPLSITTDTLLSGSTPWIIGIAGALSLFVGVAIHELGHSWVALRYDLTIRSITLWLFGGVAHIEDLPTEWRKEFWIAIAGPITSLLLGVIGYVLLQVTPPSAPVAGFVFGWFGLTNVGLALFNLLPAFPMDGGRILRALLARSRPFVEATQRAVQVATVVAILLALVGLFTFDILLLLIAGFVFLAGRSEATIVMTQELLSGVRVRDLMRPELPTVRTGTPVQALIDRMLHERRTEYVVVDQSRTVQGVVTLANVQTLPETIDPDTTVDEVMTEDPPTISSDDDAFELFRKIGDTDAHCVLIEEQGRVLGLVSGDDFMQILALLQRSAKLDNALLQPLPSEQSHEFRRSRVD; encoded by the coding sequence ATGGGCATCCCGATTGAGATTCACGTCTCGCTGCTTGTGATCCTTCCATTCCTCGCATGGCAACTCGCCAGTCCCCAGTACATCGCAACGTGGACAGGGATCATTAACGCAATTTCGCCACTGTCGATCACGACGGACACGTTGCTCTCGGGTTCGACGCCTTGGATTATCGGGATTGCCGGAGCGCTGAGCCTGTTCGTCGGCGTGGCGATTCACGAACTCGGCCACTCCTGGGTGGCACTCAGATATGATCTCACGATCCGCTCGATCACGTTGTGGCTGTTCGGTGGTGTCGCTCATATCGAGGACTTGCCGACTGAGTGGCGCAAGGAGTTCTGGATCGCTATTGCTGGTCCAATCACGAGCCTCCTGCTCGGTGTTATTGGATACGTGCTGCTCCAGGTTACGCCACCGTCGGCTCCCGTGGCTGGATTTGTCTTCGGTTGGTTCGGACTAACGAACGTGGGGCTGGCTCTGTTCAATCTGCTCCCTGCGTTCCCGATGGACGGCGGGCGCATTCTGCGGGCCCTGCTCGCTCGCTCGCGGCCGTTCGTCGAGGCGACCCAGCGTGCCGTGCAAGTCGCGACAGTCGTTGCGATCCTCCTCGCCCTCGTCGGTCTTTTCACCTTTGATATTCTACTGTTGCTCATCGCCGGATTCGTCTTCCTCGCCGGCCGCTCCGAGGCGACGATCGTAATGACACAGGAACTGTTGAGTGGTGTCCGAGTACGCGATCTGATGCGTCCGGAACTGCCAACCGTGCGTACCGGGACACCGGTCCAAGCACTGATCGATCGGATGTTACACGAACGCCGAACCGAATACGTGGTCGTCGATCAGTCGAGGACGGTCCAGGGTGTCGTCACCCTCGCGAACGTCCAGACCCTTCCGGAGACGATTGACCCAGATACAACGGTTGATGAAGTGATGACTGAAGACCCGCCGACGATCTCCAGCGACGATGATGCGTTCGAACTCTTCCGGAAGATAGGTGACACCGACGCTCATTGCGTTTTGATCGAGGAACAAGGACGAGTTCTCGGACTCGTCTCCGGAGACGACTTCATGCAGATTCTCGCATTACTACAGAGATCGGCCAAGTTGGATAACGCCCTCCTGCAGCCTCTTCCCAGTGAACAATCACATG